Genomic window (Mesorhizobium sp. M4B.F.Ca.ET.058.02.1.1):
TACGTCAAATCGAGCAAGCGAGGATTTGCCATGTCGACCGGACCGAACCGCATTCTCGATGAATTCGCCAAGCTGATGACGGATGCCGCCGGCGCCGCGCAAGGCGTGCGGCGCGAGGTGGAGACGGCCTTCAAGGGCCAGGCCGAGCGAATCCTGAATACCATGGATGTAGTGCAGCGCGAGGAATTCGAGGCCGCGCGCGAGATGGCGGTGAAGGCGAGGGAGGACAACGTCCTGCTCGCCGCCCGTATTGAGGCGCTCGAGGCCAGGCTTGCCGAACTCACCGGCCAGGCCGCACCAGCGGCGGCGGCGAAGCCCAAAACAAAAAAATAATCGTTAAACTTTTCCACAAAGCACAATCCGAAAAAGCGCTTTGCCGTGAATCGCTTACCGGCATTGCATGAATCATCGCGACAGCGCCTTTCCACATGCGAATGACGCAGTGCGAAAAATTGGGCTGGTCACGCGACTCCCGATCAATAGACTGAATTTGTTGCATGATTCGAAGCAGGGATCATGCGCCGGGCGGTGGGGTTCGGTCTGGGTCTTTGCGTTTGAGAAAGTCCTGGCCGTCCGAGTTCTAGACAAGATTGTTCGTCGTGTGTGCCCCGCGGAGCGTGCGGCGCTCCCCTGAACACAGGAAGCATCCATGGAACTTCTCGAACTCGAATTCTCCCGCGAAATCCACCCGGTGGACGTCATCGAGCAGGTGGCGCACAACAATGACTGGTCGTTCGAGCGTGCCGGCGACGACGAGATTTCGATTTCGGTGGCGGGAAGCTGGACCGACTATCACGTCTCCTTCTCCTGGATGGAGGATTTCGAGGCGCTGCACCTGGCCTGCGCCTTCGACATCAAGGTGCCGGAAGCGCGCGCGCTGGAAGTGATGCGGCTCCTGTCGCTGATCAACGAACAGATGCTGTTCGGCCATTTCGACCTGTGGGAGCAGGAAGGCGCGATCATGTTCCGCCAGTCGCTGCTGCTTGCCGGTGGGGTCGAGCCGTCGAGCCAGCAGGTCGAGGTGCTGCTGTCGTCGGCGCTCGAAGCCTGCGAATGCTATTTCCAGGCGTTCCAGTTCGTGGTCTGGTCGGGAACCTCGGCCAAGGACGCGCTTGCCGGCGTCCTGTTCGAGACCTACGGCACCGCCTGAGCCGGATCAGGACCCAAGATGAGTGCGAGTGGCGCGCGCAAGCCCGAGATCAGTTTCGCCGATTTCGACCGGGTCGACATTCGCGCCGGCACCATCATCGAGGCCGAGCCATTCCCCGAGGCGCGCAAGCCGGCATTC
Coding sequences:
- a CDS encoding accessory factor UbiK family protein, coding for MSTGPNRILDEFAKLMTDAAGAAQGVRREVETAFKGQAERILNTMDVVQREEFEAAREMAVKAREDNVLLAARIEALEARLAELTGQAAPAAAAKPKTKK
- a CDS encoding YbjN domain-containing protein — translated: MELLELEFSREIHPVDVIEQVAHNNDWSFERAGDDEISISVAGSWTDYHVSFSWMEDFEALHLACAFDIKVPEARALEVMRLLSLINEQMLFGHFDLWEQEGAIMFRQSLLLAGGVEPSSQQVEVLLSSALEACECYFQAFQFVVWSGTSAKDALAGVLFETYGTA